One Trichomycterus rosablanca isolate fTriRos1 chromosome 10, fTriRos1.hap1, whole genome shotgun sequence DNA window includes the following coding sequences:
- the pagr1 gene encoding PAXIP1-associated glutamate-rich protein 1 isoform X1 has protein sequence MLYSGAMQAVEKAESTLLDRVEAVKESGDNTTEKSDEKWGKNVVEAAIMTSPAHNDEKGEGDQQKDATTGDKNANVSDRGQREKMDWEIPYSDEEIEDSESWMPPPKDIKHLYELLAKGEMLELNWVPLPRRPPTPPCTPSPERDGENSNKAEQEENKHKPLTPTEFDFDEEQPLLTPKNAYLARRRTPGSSARSTVKREARLDKVLSDMKRHQKLEEHILRTGRDLFRSDKSAQEPSSQRERDRDPSTIFSPRQRRY, from the exons atgctttatt CAGGTGCAATGCAGGCTGTGGAGAAAGCAGAGTCCACACTTTTAGATAGAGTGGAGGCTGTAAAGGAATCCGGTGACAACACAACAGAAAAGTCAGATGAAAAGTGGGGTAAAAATGTTGTTGAGGCTGCTATCATGACAAGCCCAGCACACAATG ATGAGAAAGGAGAAGGAGACCAACAGAAAGATGCAACAACAGGGGacaaaaatgcaaatgtttCAGACAGGGGACAGAGGGAGAAAATGGACTGGGAAATCCCATACAGTGATGAAGAAATTGAGGACTCAGAAAGTTGGATGCCTCCCCCTAAGGACATCAAGCACTTGTATGAGCTGCTGGCTAAAGGAGAAATGCTGGAGCTAAATTGGGTACCTCTGCCTCGCAGACCACCTACTCCACCATGCACTCCTTCTCCAGAGAGAGATGGAGAGAATTCCAATAAGGCAGAACAGGAGGAGAACAAGCACAA ACCCCTGACACCCACTGAATTTGATTTTGATGAAGAGCAGCCTTTACTGACTCCCAAGAATGCCTACCTGGCTCGCCGCCGAACACCAG GCTCCTCTGCACGTTCCACAGTAAAGCGAGAGGCTCGGCTTGATAAAGTGCTGTCTGATATGAAGCGACATCAGAAGCTTGAGGAACACATTTTAAGGACAGGACGTGACCTTTTCAGAAGTGACAAATCTGCACAGGAACCCAGCAGCCAGAGAGAGCGAGACAGAGATCCCAGCACCATCTTTAGTCCTAGGCAGAGAAGATACTAA
- the pagr1 gene encoding PAXIP1-associated glutamate-rich protein 1 isoform X2, whose translation MQAVEKAESTLLDRVEAVKESGDNTTEKSDEKWGKNVVEAAIMTSPAHNDEKGEGDQQKDATTGDKNANVSDRGQREKMDWEIPYSDEEIEDSESWMPPPKDIKHLYELLAKGEMLELNWVPLPRRPPTPPCTPSPERDGENSNKAEQEENKHKPLTPTEFDFDEEQPLLTPKNAYLARRRTPGSSARSTVKREARLDKVLSDMKRHQKLEEHILRTGRDLFRSDKSAQEPSSQRERDRDPSTIFSPRQRRY comes from the exons ATGCAGGCTGTGGAGAAAGCAGAGTCCACACTTTTAGATAGAGTGGAGGCTGTAAAGGAATCCGGTGACAACACAACAGAAAAGTCAGATGAAAAGTGGGGTAAAAATGTTGTTGAGGCTGCTATCATGACAAGCCCAGCACACAATG ATGAGAAAGGAGAAGGAGACCAACAGAAAGATGCAACAACAGGGGacaaaaatgcaaatgtttCAGACAGGGGACAGAGGGAGAAAATGGACTGGGAAATCCCATACAGTGATGAAGAAATTGAGGACTCAGAAAGTTGGATGCCTCCCCCTAAGGACATCAAGCACTTGTATGAGCTGCTGGCTAAAGGAGAAATGCTGGAGCTAAATTGGGTACCTCTGCCTCGCAGACCACCTACTCCACCATGCACTCCTTCTCCAGAGAGAGATGGAGAGAATTCCAATAAGGCAGAACAGGAGGAGAACAAGCACAA ACCCCTGACACCCACTGAATTTGATTTTGATGAAGAGCAGCCTTTACTGACTCCCAAGAATGCCTACCTGGCTCGCCGCCGAACACCAG GCTCCTCTGCACGTTCCACAGTAAAGCGAGAGGCTCGGCTTGATAAAGTGCTGTCTGATATGAAGCGACATCAGAAGCTTGAGGAACACATTTTAAGGACAGGACGTGACCTTTTCAGAAGTGACAAATCTGCACAGGAACCCAGCAGCCAGAGAGAGCGAGACAGAGATCCCAGCACCATCTTTAGTCCTAGGCAGAGAAGATACTAA